The proteins below are encoded in one region of Tomitella fengzijianii:
- a CDS encoding NAD(P)H-dependent flavin oxidoreductase: MPETPPLLAPGGALCADRLRVPLIAAPMLSVSGVDLAAAACRAGVVGAFPTANARNVDELDRWLTTLDGVVAAAADAGTPAAPYAPNLIIRQPRLADDLACLARHAVELVITSVGAPGAVIGPLHDAGTAVFADVGTLRHAERAVEQGADGLILLTAGAGGQTGWLNPFAFVRAVRGFFGGPVVLAGGISDGHALWAARTAGYDLAYMGTRFIAAEESLASDGYRRMLVDATLDDVVLTRAFTGLRTNMLAPSIRANGLDPQRLDEQITVADSAQVFGSAAPPGPRRYKDIWSAGHSVSGVAGVLSAAAITEQTQHEYKAAREATRRELR; the protein is encoded by the coding sequence GTGCCCGAGACCCCTCCGCTCCTCGCCCCCGGCGGGGCGCTGTGCGCCGACCGGCTGCGCGTTCCGCTCATCGCCGCGCCGATGCTCAGCGTGTCGGGCGTCGACCTGGCGGCCGCCGCGTGCCGGGCCGGCGTGGTGGGCGCGTTCCCCACGGCCAACGCCCGCAACGTCGACGAGCTCGACCGGTGGCTGACGACCCTCGACGGGGTCGTCGCCGCGGCTGCGGACGCCGGTACGCCCGCCGCGCCGTACGCGCCGAACCTCATCATCCGGCAGCCGCGCCTCGCCGACGACCTCGCCTGCCTCGCCCGGCACGCCGTCGAGCTCGTCATCACCAGCGTCGGCGCCCCCGGCGCCGTGATCGGCCCGCTGCACGACGCGGGCACCGCAGTGTTCGCCGACGTCGGCACCCTGCGGCACGCCGAGCGCGCGGTGGAGCAGGGGGCCGACGGGCTGATCCTGCTCACCGCGGGAGCGGGCGGGCAGACGGGGTGGCTCAACCCGTTCGCCTTCGTGCGCGCGGTCCGCGGCTTCTTCGGCGGCCCGGTGGTGCTGGCCGGCGGGATCTCCGACGGTCATGCACTGTGGGCGGCGCGCACCGCCGGGTACGACCTGGCCTACATGGGCACCCGGTTCATCGCCGCCGAGGAGTCGCTGGCCTCCGACGGGTACCGGCGGATGCTCGTCGACGCCACCCTCGACGACGTCGTCCTCACCCGCGCGTTCACCGGGCTGCGCACCAACATGCTCGCGCCGTCGATCCGCGCCAACGGACTCGACCCGCAGCGGCTCGACGAGCAGATCACCGTGGCCGACTCAGCCCAGGTCTTCGGCAGCGCCGCGCCCCCGGGTCCGCGGCGCTACAAGGACATCTGGAGCGCCGGGCACTCGGTTTCCGGCGTGGCGGGCGTGCTCAGCGCTGCCGCGATCACGGAGCAGACGCAGCACGAGTACAAAGCGGCCCGTGAGGCCACGAGGAGGGAACTGCGATGA
- a CDS encoding AMP-binding protein, with amino-acid sequence MNEQTAGRVGVHQRGPTMNSAVFAALRRYPDRVAFSWDGGSRTYCETADVIGRFQAVLSARGCARGQVIGLLGGNRADVWCAGAAAGGLGMATTWLHPLGANADRLYQLEDSGASMLIVDEQRFPDQGGELAAACAERGVDVLSIGPSDFAPDLATLARRHGPAPVVDLARPDDLSNIGYTGGTTGTPKGVERSHAANAAVTGAVLAGFELPPVPRFLAAAPISHVGGSKVVPTLIRGGKVHLVTGFSPEATLDAIERHRLNCTLLVPSMIYALLDSPALRRADLSSLELVLYGASPISPDRLGEGLDRLGPVFSQMFGQTECYPISLLRRDEHRMDEPGLLASCGFPLPGVSVSIRGDDGAEVPDGEPGELCVRGGPVMDRYWKRPDLTAAALASGWLHTGDVARRDERGYLYIVDRMKDMVISGGFNVYPREVEDVLAAHLAVSAAAVYGVPDARWGEAVTAAVVLRPGAVAGEAELIAHVRERKGPVLTPKSVRIVDALPLTAVGKVDKRRLRDGAAG; translated from the coding sequence ATGAACGAGCAGACGGCCGGCCGCGTTGGGGTGCATCAGCGCGGTCCCACGATGAACAGCGCCGTGTTCGCCGCGCTGCGCCGGTACCCGGATCGGGTCGCGTTCTCGTGGGACGGCGGCAGCCGCACGTACTGCGAGACCGCGGACGTCATCGGGCGGTTCCAGGCCGTGCTGTCGGCCCGCGGATGCGCACGCGGACAGGTGATCGGGCTGCTCGGCGGCAACCGGGCGGACGTCTGGTGCGCGGGAGCCGCGGCCGGTGGGCTGGGCATGGCTACCACGTGGCTGCACCCGCTCGGCGCCAACGCCGACCGGTTGTACCAGCTCGAGGATTCCGGGGCGTCGATGCTCATCGTCGACGAGCAGCGCTTCCCGGACCAGGGCGGCGAGCTGGCGGCGGCCTGCGCTGAGCGCGGCGTCGACGTGCTCTCGATCGGCCCGTCGGACTTCGCGCCGGACCTGGCGACGCTCGCGCGCCGCCACGGACCGGCCCCCGTCGTCGACCTGGCCCGCCCGGACGACCTGTCCAACATCGGCTACACAGGCGGCACGACAGGCACGCCCAAGGGCGTCGAACGCAGCCACGCCGCCAACGCCGCGGTCACCGGCGCAGTGCTGGCCGGGTTCGAGTTGCCGCCCGTGCCGCGGTTCCTGGCGGCGGCGCCGATCAGCCACGTCGGCGGATCCAAGGTGGTGCCCACGCTGATCCGCGGCGGCAAAGTGCACCTCGTCACCGGGTTCAGCCCGGAGGCGACGCTGGACGCGATCGAACGGCACCGGCTCAACTGCACGCTGCTCGTGCCGTCGATGATCTACGCGCTGCTCGACTCGCCTGCGCTGCGCCGCGCCGACCTTTCCTCGCTCGAACTCGTCCTCTACGGGGCCTCCCCGATCTCGCCCGACCGGCTCGGCGAGGGGCTGGACAGGCTGGGCCCGGTGTTCTCGCAGATGTTCGGGCAGACCGAGTGCTACCCGATCTCGCTGCTGCGACGCGACGAGCATCGGATGGACGAGCCCGGGCTTCTCGCGTCGTGCGGGTTCCCGCTTCCCGGCGTGTCCGTGTCGATCCGCGGCGACGACGGCGCCGAGGTGCCCGACGGCGAGCCGGGCGAACTGTGCGTGCGCGGCGGACCCGTGATGGACCGGTACTGGAAGCGCCCCGACCTCACCGCCGCGGCGCTGGCCAGCGGCTGGCTGCACACCGGCGACGTGGCACGCCGCGACGAGCGCGGCTACCTCTACATCGTGGACCGTATGAAGGACATGGTCATCTCCGGCGGCTTCAACGTGTATCCACGGGAGGTGGAGGACGTACTCGCCGCGCACCTCGCGGTGTCGGCGGCCGCGGTGTACGGCGTGCCCGATGCGCGCTGGGGCGAGGCAGTGACGGCAGCGGTGGTGCTGCGGCCCGGGGCGGTTGCGGGCGAGGCCGAGCTCATCGCGCACGTCCGCGAACGCAAGGGTCCTGTCCTCACGCCCAAGTCGGTGCGGATCGTCGACGCGCTGCCGCTCACCGCCGTCGGCAAGGTGGACAAGCGGCGGCTGCGGGACGGCGCCGCAGGCTGA
- a CDS encoding alpha/beta hydrolase fold domain-containing protein, translating to MTRPGIEEAPLDDVLQRVVEQMAQAGAARMVDGTPEQAREKILATAATCAPGPAAVRVRQADASGGTPVRIYRPEIPGRGTIVHFHGGGWVTGDLDYSDAYCRHLAARTGRAVVSVGYRLAPEHPFPAALDDAAAALRWVAGGASGLDADVVLSGDSAGGNLAAVCAASGAPGLRVLGQVLVYPVVDGDLTRDSYRTRSTLFLGEEEMRWFWGHYCPEEPLRSGPRAAPLRAVGPGSVPPPAVLAVGGHDPLRDEGLAYADALSAAGTPAEVLAFPSLPHGFLQFTAVSPAAAAAQDRIVAAAARLCAEVFGPVPAHDLVIRGGTVIDGGGDAPFTADVAVDGVVVTAVGAVAGAGHREIDASGLLVTPGFVDIHTHYDGQVTWDPLLTPSALHGVTTVVMGNCGVGFAPVRAADRDWLIGLMEGVEDIPGSVLAEGIAWDWETFPEYLDAIDTPHAIDFAAQVPHGAVRTYVMGARGSDHTSRPTEDETLRMRAIIAEAVRAGALGWSTSRTAMHKTVAGEPTPSLTAPRSELVALAAGLRDAGGGVTDLISDFMDQPEEMELVRAIVEESGRPASVSITQADRVPGKWRDLLDGLAAVSGQTGLPVTGQVAPRAVGVLLGWELSWHPFTANPVHREIADLPVAERLARLRDPDVRARMLATDPDDSNAFQHRLATDFEHTYLLGTPPNYEPGPEDSVVAHAARAGVTAAEFAYDAMLGGGLLYFPMLNYSEGSLDAVGEMLEREGTVPALGDGGAHCGAICDASFTTTMLTHWGRDRTRGRRFPVEWLVKRHTTDTAAAVGLGDRGLLRPGYRADINVIDFDALQADHPEVRYDLPTGGRRLMQTATGYRATIVAGEVVLRDGEHTGALPGGLVRGARPAPAG from the coding sequence ATGACAAGACCGGGTATCGAGGAAGCGCCGCTGGACGACGTGCTGCAACGGGTCGTCGAGCAGATGGCGCAGGCGGGCGCCGCGCGGATGGTCGACGGCACGCCGGAGCAGGCGCGCGAGAAGATCCTGGCCACCGCCGCCACCTGCGCGCCCGGACCCGCGGCGGTGCGGGTGCGGCAGGCGGACGCCAGCGGGGGGACGCCGGTGCGGATCTATCGCCCGGAGATTCCGGGGCGCGGGACCATCGTCCACTTCCACGGCGGCGGGTGGGTGACCGGCGACCTCGACTATTCCGACGCCTACTGCAGGCACTTGGCGGCCCGGACGGGGCGGGCGGTGGTCAGCGTCGGCTACCGGCTGGCGCCCGAGCACCCGTTCCCCGCGGCGCTCGACGATGCGGCGGCCGCCCTGCGGTGGGTGGCGGGCGGCGCGTCGGGCCTCGATGCCGACGTCGTGCTCAGCGGCGACAGTGCGGGCGGCAACCTCGCCGCGGTGTGCGCGGCGTCCGGCGCGCCCGGGCTGCGGGTGCTGGGCCAGGTGCTGGTCTACCCGGTGGTGGACGGCGACCTCACCCGCGATTCGTATCGCACCAGGTCCACACTGTTCTTGGGTGAGGAGGAGATGCGCTGGTTCTGGGGTCATTACTGTCCGGAAGAGCCGCTGCGTTCCGGCCCGCGGGCGGCACCGCTGCGCGCGGTGGGCCCGGGGTCCGTGCCGCCGCCGGCGGTGCTCGCGGTGGGCGGCCACGATCCGCTGCGCGACGAAGGGCTCGCCTACGCGGACGCGCTCTCTGCGGCGGGGACGCCGGCGGAGGTCCTGGCGTTTCCGTCTCTGCCGCATGGGTTCCTGCAGTTCACCGCCGTCTCGCCGGCTGCGGCGGCGGCGCAGGACCGGATCGTCGCCGCGGCGGCGCGGTTGTGCGCGGAGGTGTTCGGCCCCGTTCCGGCGCATGACCTTGTGATCCGCGGTGGCACGGTGATCGACGGGGGCGGCGACGCACCGTTCACGGCGGACGTGGCCGTCGACGGCGTCGTCGTCACCGCGGTGGGTGCGGTGGCGGGCGCGGGACACCGGGAGATCGACGCGTCGGGACTGCTGGTGACGCCCGGCTTCGTCGACATCCACACCCACTACGACGGCCAGGTGACGTGGGACCCGCTGCTCACCCCGTCGGCCCTGCACGGGGTCACCACGGTGGTGATGGGCAACTGCGGGGTGGGCTTCGCGCCGGTGCGCGCGGCCGACCGCGACTGGCTGATCGGGCTCATGGAGGGCGTGGAGGACATCCCCGGAAGCGTTCTGGCGGAGGGCATCGCGTGGGACTGGGAGACGTTCCCCGAGTATCTCGACGCCATCGACACGCCGCACGCCATCGACTTCGCCGCGCAGGTGCCGCACGGCGCGGTGCGCACCTACGTGATGGGCGCGCGCGGCAGCGACCACACCTCCCGGCCCACCGAGGACGAGACGTTACGGATGCGCGCGATCATCGCCGAGGCGGTGCGGGCGGGCGCCCTGGGCTGGTCGACCTCGCGCACCGCCATGCACAAGACCGTCGCGGGCGAGCCGACGCCGAGCCTCACCGCGCCCCGATCGGAGCTGGTCGCGCTGGCGGCCGGGCTGCGCGACGCGGGAGGCGGGGTCACCGATCTGATCTCCGACTTCATGGACCAGCCGGAGGAGATGGAGCTGGTCCGCGCGATCGTCGAGGAGTCGGGGAGGCCCGCGTCCGTGTCGATCACGCAGGCCGACCGCGTGCCCGGCAAGTGGCGCGACCTGCTCGACGGGCTGGCGGCGGTCTCGGGGCAGACGGGTCTGCCGGTGACCGGGCAGGTGGCGCCGCGCGCGGTGGGGGTGCTGCTGGGCTGGGAGCTGAGCTGGCACCCGTTCACGGCCAATCCGGTGCACCGGGAGATTGCGGACCTGCCCGTTGCCGAACGCCTGGCGCGGCTCCGCGATCCGGACGTGCGCGCGCGGATGCTGGCGACGGATCCCGACGACTCCAACGCGTTCCAGCACCGGCTGGCCACCGACTTCGAGCACACCTACCTGCTGGGAACGCCGCCGAACTACGAGCCGGGCCCCGAGGACTCGGTGGTCGCACACGCGGCGCGTGCCGGGGTGACGGCGGCCGAGTTCGCGTACGACGCCATGCTGGGCGGCGGGCTGCTCTACTTCCCGATGCTCAACTACAGCGAGGGAAGCCTGGACGCGGTGGGCGAGATGCTGGAGCGCGAGGGCACCGTGCCCGCGCTGGGCGACGGCGGCGCGCACTGCGGCGCCATCTGCGACGCGAGCTTCACCACGACGATGCTCACGCACTGGGGGCGCGACCGCACACGCGGGCGGCGCTTCCCCGTGGAATGGCTGGTCAAACGGCACACGACCGACACCGCGGCGGCGGTGGGGCTGGGCGACCGGGGGCTGCTGCGGCCCGGCTACCGCGCCGACATCAACGTCATCGACTTCGACGCGCTGCAGGCCGACCACCCGGAGGTGCGCTACGACCTGCCCACCGGCGGGCGCCGGCTGATGCAGACGGCCACCGGGTACCGGGCGACGATCGTGGCCGGCGAGGTGGTGCTGCGCGACGGCGAGCACACAGGCGCGCTGCCCGGGGGGCTGGTGCGCGGGGCGAGGCCGGCGCCCGCGGGGTGA